One genomic segment of Bradyrhizobium prioriisuperbiae includes these proteins:
- a CDS encoding ABC transporter permease, producing MMPAVIVWRLVSFAVAAALVALWQLIANLRLVSPVFLPGPDRAWTSLTRGFASGELLDKLVGTLQHMAIGWLLASLVGIVLGALIGSSKAMRIYVAPTLEFLRPLPVSAIIPVAIALFGLTQSMALFVIAFGSLWPLLLATIHGFAAVEPRLYEVARALHMSRLAVIFKIALPSASPDILAGMRLSLTVALILSVVCEMLAGLDGLGHWVLLSARSFRSADLFAGVILLGAVGYVTALAMSMAERRLLAWRSRGY from the coding sequence ATGATGCCGGCGGTGATTGTCTGGCGCCTCGTGAGTTTTGCCGTGGCGGCCGCATTGGTGGCGCTGTGGCAGCTCATCGCCAACCTGCGGCTGGTGTCGCCGGTGTTCCTGCCCGGGCCGGATCGAGCCTGGACCTCGCTGACCCGCGGCTTTGCCAGTGGTGAGCTCCTGGACAAGCTCGTCGGCACCCTGCAGCACATGGCAATCGGCTGGCTGCTTGCTTCGCTGGTGGGCATCGTCCTCGGTGCGCTGATCGGATCGTCGAAAGCGATGCGGATTTATGTCGCGCCGACGCTGGAGTTCCTGCGGCCGCTGCCCGTGTCCGCCATCATTCCGGTTGCGATTGCACTGTTCGGCCTGACCCAGAGCATGGCGCTGTTTGTGATCGCGTTCGGCTCGCTCTGGCCGCTGCTGCTCGCGACCATCCATGGATTCGCGGCGGTAGAGCCGCGGCTTTATGAAGTTGCGCGGGCGCTGCACATGTCGCGTCTCGCGGTGATCTTCAAGATCGCGTTGCCATCGGCGAGCCCGGACATTCTGGCCGGCATGCGTCTCAGCCTGACCGTGGCGTTGATCCTGTCGGTGGTCTGCGAGATGCTGGCAGGTCTCGATGGTCTGGGACACTGGGTGCTGCTGTCGGCGCGCTCGTTCCGCTCCGCCGACCTGTTTGCCGGCGTGATCCTCCTGGGCGCTGTCGGTTATGTGACGGCGCTGGCGATGTCGATGGCCGAGCGGCGGCTGCTGGCTTGGCGCTCCCGGGGATATTGA
- a CDS encoding ABC transporter permease, with protein MVRLIARRLVLGLLVALTVMTLAFLLTRLSGDLAISIAGPQATQADIDIVRKAYGLDRPLYIQFFSWVGRAMIGDFGQSYFFKDSVANLIAGRLPITLTLGLVGLSLALIISIPLGILAAVRENTWLDRAVTMFTMVGQAIPSFWLALILMIVLGLNLGLLPISGTGTWQHFVMPGIVLAFTAIPALTRLTRSGMIEAMASDYIRTARAKGLSRARIIFKHALRNAAIPVVSIAAVQLGFMLGGSIVIETVFALHGVGYLGWESIAKNDFPVVQAVVLVLAAIYIGLTLLADILNALLDPRLRTG; from the coding sequence ATGGTGCGTTTGATTGCCCGGCGGCTCGTTCTCGGCCTGCTGGTCGCGCTCACCGTGATGACGCTCGCATTCCTGCTGACGCGGCTGTCCGGTGACCTTGCCATTTCAATTGCCGGCCCGCAGGCGACGCAAGCCGACATCGACATCGTGCGCAAGGCCTATGGCCTCGATCGTCCGCTGTACATCCAGTTCTTCTCCTGGGTGGGCCGCGCCATGATCGGCGATTTCGGCCAGAGCTACTTCTTCAAGGACAGCGTGGCCAACCTGATTGCAGGGCGTTTGCCCATTACGCTGACACTCGGCCTGGTGGGCCTGAGCCTCGCTTTGATCATCTCGATCCCGCTCGGCATTCTGGCCGCAGTCCGCGAGAACACCTGGCTCGACCGCGCTGTCACCATGTTCACGATGGTGGGGCAGGCGATCCCGAGCTTCTGGCTGGCGTTGATCCTGATGATTGTGCTCGGTCTGAATCTCGGCCTGCTGCCGATCTCCGGTACCGGAACCTGGCAGCACTTCGTGATGCCGGGCATCGTGCTCGCTTTTACGGCAATCCCGGCGCTGACCCGGCTGACGCGCTCCGGCATGATCGAGGCGATGGCGTCCGATTACATCCGCACCGCCCGCGCCAAGGGCCTGTCGCGCGCGCGCATCATTTTCAAGCACGCCTTGCGCAATGCCGCCATTCCGGTGGTCTCGATCGCCGCGGTCCAGCTTGGCTTCATGCTGGGCGGCTCCATCGTGATCGAGACGGTGTTCGCGCTGCACGGCGTCGGGTATCTCGGCTGGGAAAGCATTGCCAAGAACGATTTCCCGGTGGTGCAGGCGGTGGTGCTGGTGCTGGCCGCGATCTATATCGGCCTCACTCTGCTGGCCGACATTCTCAATGCGCTGCTCGATCCGAGGCTGCGGACCGGATGA
- a CDS encoding ABC transporter permease, protein MSAPIAIQEPQTSRVGLTGFAIGIAIVAVVVALALVGNALVPYDPFTQDLGNRLQPPFWMDGTQPGHWLGTDQLGRDYLARLAYGARISLLIGLMTVIMSGLIGITLGVLGGFFGGRVDDAVLFAITTRLSIPVVLVALAVVGLMGQGLGLVVATLGLLLWDRFAVVARATTMQIRNLDYVNAARCAGASTPHLLIKEILPNIASHLAVVATLEMALAILLEAALSFLGLGVPPPLPSWGLMIAEGKDYMFFSAWVILVPGVALFVLVLGINLVGDGLRNLLGSERSR, encoded by the coding sequence ATGAGCGCGCCGATTGCCATTCAGGAGCCTCAGACCTCGCGCGTCGGTTTGACGGGATTCGCGATCGGGATCGCCATTGTCGCTGTTGTGGTCGCGCTCGCGCTGGTCGGCAACGCGCTGGTGCCGTACGACCCGTTCACCCAGGACCTCGGAAACCGCCTGCAGCCGCCATTCTGGATGGACGGCACCCAGCCCGGGCATTGGCTCGGCACCGATCAGCTCGGCCGCGATTATCTGGCACGGCTGGCGTATGGCGCGCGCATTTCGCTGCTGATCGGCCTCATGACGGTGATCATGTCGGGATTGATCGGCATCACCCTTGGCGTGCTCGGCGGCTTCTTTGGTGGCCGCGTCGACGACGCCGTGCTGTTCGCCATCACCACGCGCCTGTCGATCCCGGTGGTGCTGGTTGCGCTCGCGGTGGTTGGCCTGATGGGGCAGGGGCTTGGGCTCGTGGTCGCGACGCTGGGGCTTCTGTTGTGGGATCGCTTCGCCGTTGTCGCGCGCGCGACCACCATGCAGATTCGCAACCTCGATTATGTCAATGCCGCCCGGTGCGCCGGCGCCTCGACGCCGCATCTGCTGATCAAGGAGATTCTTCCAAACATCGCGAGCCATCTGGCGGTGGTGGCGACACTGGAAATGGCGCTGGCCATCCTGCTGGAAGCGGCCCTGTCGTTCCTCGGCCTCGGCGTGCCGCCGCCGCTGCCGTCGTGGGGGCTCATGATTGCCGAGGGCAAGGACTACATGTTCTTCTCGGCTTGGGTGATTTTGGTGCCCGGCGTCGCGCTGTTCGTTCTGGTGCTCGGCATCAATCTGGTCGGCGATGGGCTGCGCAACCTGCTCGGTTCGGAGCGGTCGCGATGA
- a CDS encoding ABC transporter ATP-binding protein: MSALLDIEDLEVMFGGRSAAVRGISLQIEKGETHCLVGESGCGKSVTALAIMNLLARGGHRSAKRLSFAGTDLLPLSDREMARFRGNRISMIFQEPMTSLNPAFTIGSQMAEVLTRHKGGSRAAALERAVELMSRVGITAPEMRLGQFPHQLSGGLRQRVMIAMALMCDPQLLVADEPTTALDVTVQAQILRLLATLKRELGLAILLITHDLGIVARVADRVSVMYAGEVVERATAAELFRAPQHPYTRGLLTCVPVPGRVQRDRPLGSIPGVVPAIGPGFAGCAFRSRCSHADDTCEREIPRRQAGRAHDYLCRLAPDVAEPQPA, from the coding sequence ATGAGCGCATTGCTGGACATCGAGGACCTGGAGGTCATGTTCGGCGGCCGCAGCGCGGCAGTGCGTGGTATTTCGCTGCAGATCGAGAAGGGCGAGACTCATTGCCTGGTCGGCGAATCCGGCTGCGGCAAATCGGTGACGGCGCTGGCGATCATGAACCTGCTCGCCCGCGGCGGGCACCGCTCCGCGAAACGGCTGAGCTTTGCCGGCACGGATCTCCTGCCCCTGTCCGATCGCGAGATGGCGCGTTTCCGCGGCAATCGCATCTCCATGATCTTCCAGGAGCCGATGACGAGCCTCAACCCGGCGTTCACCATCGGCTCGCAGATGGCGGAGGTGCTGACCCGGCACAAGGGCGGCTCGCGCGCGGCTGCGCTGGAGCGCGCCGTCGAACTGATGAGCCGCGTCGGGATCACCGCGCCGGAGATGCGGCTCGGCCAGTTCCCGCACCAGCTCTCGGGCGGGCTGCGTCAGCGCGTCATGATTGCCATGGCGCTGATGTGCGATCCGCAATTGCTGGTCGCCGACGAGCCGACCACCGCACTCGATGTCACCGTGCAGGCGCAGATCCTGCGGTTGCTGGCCACGCTCAAGCGCGAGCTCGGCCTCGCCATCCTGCTGATCACTCATGACCTCGGCATTGTCGCGCGTGTCGCCGACCGGGTGTCGGTGATGTATGCGGGCGAGGTGGTCGAGCGCGCCACGGCTGCCGAGCTGTTTCGCGCCCCGCAGCATCCTTATACGCGCGGCCTGCTGACCTGCGTGCCGGTGCCGGGCCGGGTGCAGCGGGACCGGCCGCTCGGCTCGATCCCGGGCGTGGTGCCGGCTATCGGGCCCGGCTTTGCCGGTTGCGCGTTTCGCTCGCGCTGTTCCCATGCGGATGACACCTGCGAACGCGAGATCCCACGCCGGCAGGCAGGCCGAGCCCACGATTATCTTTGCCGGCTCGCGCCCGACGTCGCGGAGCCGCAACCCGCATGA
- a CDS encoding oligopeptide/dipeptide ABC transporter ATP-binding protein, with protein MSTAIEVQSLRCEFRVHAGALAAEKRVVAVDDVTFSVPAGSVLGIVGESGCGKSTLARLILGLLKPTAGSVLVDGKRLFDLDRKARARLIQPVFQDPFASLNPRQRIKDIVALPLTAQGTFSRAEIERRVSSIIERVGLSATMGERMPSQLSGGQRQRAAIARALVLEPRIVICDEPTSALDVSVQAQILNLLADLRRDLGLTYLFISHNLAVVEHVASEVAVMYLGRFVERNETDALFRAPGHPYTQALLQSVLTPEPGLGVPDLGLGDVMPDPANIPPGCRFNPRCRIAIERCRSVAPTPMVRIPEGMVECHLA; from the coding sequence ATGAGCACCGCGATTGAAGTCCAGAGCCTGCGGTGCGAGTTCCGGGTGCATGCCGGGGCGCTGGCGGCGGAAAAACGCGTGGTTGCGGTCGATGATGTCACGTTCAGCGTGCCGGCCGGCAGTGTGCTCGGCATCGTTGGCGAGTCAGGTTGCGGGAAATCCACCCTCGCGCGCCTGATCCTCGGACTGCTGAAGCCGACGGCGGGGAGCGTGCTGGTCGACGGCAAGCGCCTGTTCGACCTCGACCGCAAGGCGCGCGCCCGGCTGATCCAGCCGGTGTTCCAGGATCCGTTCGCCTCGCTCAATCCACGCCAGCGGATCAAGGATATCGTCGCGTTGCCGCTGACTGCGCAGGGCACGTTCTCACGGGCCGAAATCGAGCGCCGGGTCTCCAGCATTATCGAGCGCGTCGGTCTCTCGGCCACGATGGGCGAACGCATGCCGTCGCAGCTCTCCGGCGGGCAGCGCCAGCGCGCGGCCATCGCGCGCGCGCTGGTGCTCGAGCCGCGGATCGTGATCTGCGACGAGCCGACCAGTGCGCTTGACGTTTCAGTCCAGGCGCAAATCCTCAATCTGCTGGCCGATCTGCGCCGCGATCTCGGACTGACTTATCTTTTCATCAGCCACAATCTCGCTGTGGTGGAACATGTGGCGAGCGAAGTCGCCGTCATGTATCTGGGACGTTTTGTCGAGCGCAACGAAACCGATGCGCTGTTTCGCGCGCCCGGGCATCCCTACACGCAGGCGTTGCTGCAGAGCGTGCTGACGCCGGAGCCGGGCCTGGGCGTCCCGGACCTCGGCCTCGGCGATGTGATGCCGGATCCGGCCAATATTCCGCCGGGATGCCGGTTCAATCCGCGCTGCCGCATCGCGATCGAGCGCTGCCGCAGTGTGGCACCAACGCCCATGGTCCGCATCCCAGAGGGAATGGTAGAGTGCCATTTGGCATGA
- a CDS encoding ABC transporter substrate-binding protein: protein MRVNMKLGAAILATALLGGGVMPAAAQKSADTLRVVMRDALPNIDPYYNNLRTGVIMHHMGWDALIYRNPATFALEPLLATEWKQPDPTTIDFTLRPGVKFHDGSPFTADDVVYTINLASDPASRVSTPANYNWLEKAEKTGELSVRVKLKRPNPAALEYFALVLPIYPKAYREKVGPEGYAKAPVGAGPYKMVKVEPGASISFERFEDYWAGSPKGKPAISKVSVRFVPDAATEMTELLAGRADWIWNLNPDQLEPMSRMPHLEALRKESMRIGYLSIDAAGRTGADNPVTKLKVRQAIWYAIDRKAIADKLVTGGSRVPLAPCVPTQFGCDGEIAARYDYDPAKAKQLLAEAGYPDGFDVELASYVLPQWGSAVQNYLHAVGIRAKLNQLQTAALIQRAKAGELRLYLGSWGSFSINDVSAILPNFFDGGADDYARDPDVQKWLLEGGSSTDPDVRKKNYSKAIQRITEQAYWAPLHSYVTTYGISKQLDFTPYPDELPRFFLAKWK from the coding sequence ATGCGCGTGAACATGAAGCTCGGTGCTGCAATTCTCGCAACGGCTTTGCTCGGCGGCGGCGTGATGCCGGCGGCGGCGCAGAAATCCGCCGACACGCTGCGGGTGGTGATGCGCGACGCATTGCCGAACATCGATCCCTATTACAACAACCTGCGCACCGGCGTGATCATGCACCACATGGGGTGGGATGCACTGATCTATCGCAATCCAGCCACCTTCGCTCTCGAACCGCTGCTCGCGACCGAATGGAAGCAGCCGGATCCGACCACCATCGATTTCACGCTGCGGCCGGGAGTCAAATTCCACGACGGCAGTCCGTTTACCGCCGATGATGTGGTCTACACCATCAACCTGGCATCCGATCCGGCGAGCCGCGTGTCGACGCCGGCCAACTACAACTGGCTCGAGAAGGCGGAGAAGACCGGGGAGCTGTCGGTGCGGGTCAAGCTCAAGCGGCCGAACCCCGCGGCGCTGGAATATTTCGCGTTGGTTCTGCCAATCTATCCCAAGGCCTATCGCGAAAAAGTCGGTCCGGAAGGCTATGCCAAGGCGCCGGTTGGTGCAGGTCCCTACAAAATGGTCAAGGTCGAACCTGGTGCGTCGATCAGCTTCGAGCGGTTCGAGGATTACTGGGCCGGCAGCCCGAAGGGAAAACCGGCGATCTCCAAGGTCAGCGTGCGGTTTGTGCCCGATGCCGCGACCGAGATGACCGAATTGCTGGCCGGTCGCGCCGACTGGATCTGGAACCTGAATCCGGACCAACTCGAGCCGATGAGCCGGATGCCGCACCTGGAGGCCCTGCGTAAAGAGTCGATGCGGATCGGTTATCTCTCGATCGATGCCGCCGGTCGCACCGGTGCGGACAATCCCGTGACCAAGCTCAAGGTGCGCCAGGCAATCTGGTACGCGATCGACCGCAAGGCGATCGCCGACAAGCTGGTCACCGGCGGCAGTCGCGTTCCGCTCGCGCCCTGTGTCCCAACGCAGTTCGGCTGCGATGGCGAGATCGCGGCGCGCTACGATTACGATCCGGCGAAGGCGAAGCAGCTTCTCGCCGAGGCCGGCTATCCCGACGGTTTCGACGTGGAACTTGCCAGCTACGTGCTGCCGCAGTGGGGCTCAGCGGTCCAGAACTACCTGCATGCGGTCGGCATCCGCGCCAAGCTCAACCAGTTGCAGACGGCGGCGCTGATCCAGCGCGCAAAGGCCGGCGAGCTGCGTTTGTATCTCGGAAGCTGGGGCAGCTTCTCGATCAACGATGTCTCGGCCATCCTGCCCAACTTCTTTGACGGCGGCGCCGATGACTATGCGCGCGATCCGGACGTGCAGAAATGGCTGCTCGAGGGTGGATCATCCACAGACCCTGATGTCCGCAAGAAGAACTATTCGAAGGCGATCCAGCGCATCACGGAGCAGGCGTACTGGGCGCCGCTGCACAGCTACGTGACGACCTATGGCATTTCCAAGCAGCTCGATTTTACGCCGTATCCGGATGAATTGCCGCGCTTCTTTCTGGCGAAGTGGAAATAG
- a CDS encoding ABC transporter substrate-binding protein, whose amino-acid sequence MSVTQQGEDSPISVRQALRWLLVVVILLWPTWSQAKTIRAVMHSDLRALDPILSSAYITRDHGYMVYDTLVAMDSSFTIKPQMADWKVSDDKLTYTFTLRDGLKWHDGTPVTSEDCVASLKRWAAVDGMGQKLMEFTASLEATDARTITLKLKEPYGLVLEAIGKPSTLVPFMMPKRLADTPPSKAIPEQIGSGPFKFIQAEFQPGVRAVYEKNRDYVPRTEPPSWASGGKVVKVDRVEWVTMPDVQTAANALQVGDIDFLERPSFDLLPVLQANKDLTSRPLNGLGFQTIGRMNFLHPPFDNVKIRRAALMAMNQKDVLDALIGNPQLYKICGAVFGCDTPLATDIGSDSLVKGNTMAEARKLLVESGYDGTPVVILAPTDVVTLKPQPIVAAQALRQAGFQVTVQTADWQTVNTIFASQKPPKDGGWNMFFTNWGIADIMNPIVSAPLNSRGRKGAWVGWPDDPQMEELRDAFARAGSSDDQKIIASKIQARTFEQVTYIPLGQYFAPSVWHKELTGVLDGPATPVFWNMDKPE is encoded by the coding sequence ATGTCCGTCACTCAGCAAGGCGAAGATTCACCAATATCGGTCAGGCAGGCGCTGCGCTGGCTGCTGGTCGTGGTCATATTGCTATGGCCGACCTGGTCGCAGGCCAAGACGATCCGAGCGGTTATGCATTCAGACTTGCGGGCGCTCGATCCGATCCTTTCATCGGCCTATATCACGCGCGACCACGGCTACATGGTCTACGACACGCTGGTGGCGATGGACTCCAGCTTCACGATCAAGCCGCAGATGGCCGACTGGAAAGTATCCGACGACAAGCTGACCTACACCTTCACGCTGCGCGACGGATTGAAATGGCATGACGGCACGCCGGTCACCTCGGAGGACTGCGTTGCGTCGTTGAAGCGCTGGGCTGCGGTCGACGGCATGGGCCAGAAGCTGATGGAGTTCACCGCCAGCCTGGAAGCCACCGACGCCAGGACGATCACGCTCAAACTCAAGGAGCCCTACGGCCTGGTGCTGGAGGCGATCGGCAAACCGTCCACGCTGGTCCCCTTCATGATGCCGAAGCGGCTGGCCGATACGCCGCCGAGCAAGGCGATCCCGGAGCAGATCGGCTCAGGTCCATTCAAGTTCATTCAGGCGGAGTTTCAGCCGGGTGTCAGGGCCGTCTATGAAAAGAACAGGGATTATGTGCCGCGCACCGAGCCGCCGAGCTGGGCGTCGGGCGGCAAGGTGGTGAAAGTCGATCGCGTCGAATGGGTCACGATGCCCGACGTGCAGACGGCGGCCAACGCGCTTCAGGTCGGGGATATCGATTTCCTGGAGCGGCCGTCGTTTGATCTGCTGCCGGTGCTGCAGGCCAACAAGGACCTGACATCGCGCCCGCTGAATGGCCTCGGCTTTCAGACCATCGGACGGATGAACTTCCTTCATCCGCCGTTCGACAACGTGAAAATTCGCCGCGCCGCCTTGATGGCGATGAACCAGAAAGACGTGCTCGACGCGCTGATCGGAAACCCGCAACTTTACAAGATCTGTGGCGCCGTGTTCGGCTGCGACACACCGCTGGCAACCGACATCGGATCGGACTCCCTGGTCAAGGGCAACACCATGGCGGAGGCCAGGAAGCTGCTCGTGGAATCAGGCTATGACGGGACACCGGTCGTGATTTTGGCGCCGACCGATGTGGTCACGCTCAAGCCTCAACCCATCGTCGCGGCGCAGGCGCTGCGTCAGGCCGGATTCCAGGTGACTGTCCAGACGGCGGACTGGCAGACGGTGAACACGATCTTCGCAAGCCAGAAGCCGCCGAAGGATGGTGGCTGGAACATGTTCTTCACCAATTGGGGCATCGCCGACATCATGAATCCCATTGTCAGCGCTCCCCTGAACAGCAGGGGCCGCAAGGGCGCCTGGGTAGGTTGGCCGGACGACCCGCAGATGGAGGAATTGCGCGATGCCTTCGCGCGGGCCGGTTCGTCGGACGACCAGAAGATCATCGCAAGCAAGATCCAGGCGCGGACCTTCGAGCAGGTGACCTATATTCCGTTGGGACAATATTTCGCTCCAAGCGTCTGGCACAAGGAGCTGACCGGCGTGCTCGATGGTCCGGCCACACCTGTGTTCTGGAATATGGACAAGCCGGAGTGA
- a CDS encoding GMC family oxidoreductase: MYDVIVVGGGSAGAAIAARLSEARDRRVLLLEAGLDWRAAEAPWEISTPNPIPIIHQREFQEKWQWPNLLTRRIAGQEPRFYWRGKGLGGSSMMNGQIAIRGVADAFDEWAANGCTGWSAREIMPLFSVIEDDEDFGDTRGHGRGGPLPVYRAPPDTWGPVDRGLRDAALASGYPWCADLNGPDGEGVACYPINSRNGRRISTNEGYLEPARGRSNLEIRGHALVDRVLIEQGRATGVRVHIAGQGVSEIRGREIVLCGGAIHSPAILMRSGIGPADDLKSLGVAVQRDLPVGCDFFDHPLFRTTIELREDLRATDRDTRHTNCCVTYSSGLADGGKRDMILIAFNHRGIGIPAAIGAGLFNAYSRGSLKLASADPEIDPIVEENMLADSRDMLRMTDVVRRMAVLTAQPALAGIADWIRLADTELTLPEAAALPDGELEAVLRQVTGDIQHAAGSCRMTGFGDEDGVVNPDGTVKGIAGLRVADASIMPSDCRANTHFTTVVIGEAIARMMMRAG, from the coding sequence ATGTATGATGTCATTGTTGTCGGTGGCGGCTCTGCCGGTGCCGCAATCGCCGCGCGGCTGTCCGAAGCGAGAGACCGCCGCGTGCTGTTGCTGGAAGCGGGCCTCGACTGGCGCGCCGCTGAGGCGCCCTGGGAGATCAGCACACCCAATCCGATTCCGATCATCCACCAGCGTGAGTTCCAGGAGAAATGGCAGTGGCCCAATCTCTTGACCCGCCGGATTGCTGGGCAGGAGCCACGCTTCTATTGGCGCGGCAAGGGACTGGGCGGCAGCTCGATGATGAACGGCCAGATCGCCATTCGTGGCGTGGCGGATGCATTCGACGAATGGGCCGCCAATGGCTGCACCGGCTGGTCCGCGCGCGAAATCATGCCGCTGTTCTCGGTGATCGAGGATGATGAGGACTTCGGCGACACCAGGGGACACGGACGCGGGGGTCCGCTGCCGGTCTATCGCGCGCCGCCGGACACCTGGGGGCCCGTCGACCGGGGGCTGCGCGATGCGGCGCTCGCCAGCGGCTATCCCTGGTGCGCGGACCTCAACGGGCCGGACGGCGAGGGTGTGGCCTGTTATCCGATCAACAGCCGCAACGGCCGGCGCATCTCCACCAATGAAGGCTATTTGGAGCCGGCGCGCGGCCGCTCTAATCTGGAAATTCGCGGCCACGCACTCGTCGATCGTGTCTTGATCGAGCAGGGGCGGGCCACCGGCGTGCGGGTTCATATCGCGGGCCAGGGCGTCAGCGAGATCCGCGGGCGCGAGATCGTCCTGTGCGGCGGCGCCATCCACAGTCCGGCGATCCTGATGCGCTCGGGCATCGGTCCGGCGGACGACCTGAAATCTTTAGGCGTCGCCGTGCAACGCGATCTGCCGGTCGGCTGTGACTTCTTCGATCACCCGCTGTTCCGCACCACCATCGAACTGCGCGAGGACCTGCGTGCCACGGATCGCGACACCCGTCATACCAATTGCTGCGTGACCTATTCCTCTGGCCTCGCCGACGGCGGCAAGCGCGACATGATCCTGATCGCGTTCAATCATCGCGGCATCGGAATTCCCGCCGCCATCGGCGCCGGACTGTTCAATGCCTATTCGCGCGGCTCGCTCAAGCTTGCCTCCGCTGATCCGGAGATCGATCCCATCGTTGAGGAGAACATGCTGGCGGATTCCCGTGACATGCTGCGGATGACCGACGTGGTGAGACGGATGGCGGTGCTGACGGCGCAGCCGGCGCTTGCCGGCATTGCGGACTGGATTCGTCTGGCGGATACCGAGCTGACTCTGCCGGAGGCCGCGGCGTTGCCCGATGGCGAACTCGAAGCCGTGTTGCGCCAGGTGACCGGAGACATCCAGCATGCCGCCGGCTCCTGCCGGATGACCGGCTTCGGGGATGAGGACGGCGTGGTCAATCCGGATGGCACCGTCAAGGGCATCGCCGGCCTGCGCGTTGCTGATGCGTCGATCATGCCGTCCGACTGCCGGGCCAATACTCACTTCACCACGGTTGTGATCGGCGAAGCCATCGCACGGATGATGATGCGCGCCGGTTGA
- a CDS encoding M20 family metallopeptidase produces MPTNAETEITEWLASQKDAMVTLLREVVDIDSGSYDKAGVDVVGTRFEKHFADHGISAWREQHDTFGDAIHALVAKPGSNEKPILLMGHRDTVFPKGEVARRPFSIEGNRAHGPGVADMKAGLVMNVFVAAAFQRFGSAPCPIKLLITSDEEIASPSSRPVIEREGRAARAVYNSEPGRPSGNVVTGRKGGVFMRFEVFGKAAHSGTSFFDGVSAIGEMAHKIVRIHALTNADKGITLNVGLVAGGQSVNTTAPHAEGQIDLRYVDPADRAATLAAIEDIIATPTVSGTSAKLHINGEFLPLVQSEGSKHIYDGYRAAAKDVGLPNVAGEFTGGCADSGFTAAVGAPTICAVGPVGGNAHTPQEYLDLDSFVPRAQALALAILRTRVEAAG; encoded by the coding sequence ATGCCCACCAATGCTGAAACAGAAATCACCGAATGGCTGGCGTCGCAGAAGGACGCCATGGTTACGTTGCTGCGGGAGGTGGTCGATATCGATTCTGGATCCTACGACAAGGCCGGCGTCGACGTCGTGGGGACGCGTTTCGAAAAACACTTCGCCGATCACGGCATCTCGGCGTGGCGAGAACAGCATGACACGTTCGGTGACGCGATCCATGCCCTGGTGGCGAAGCCCGGCAGCAACGAGAAGCCGATCCTGCTGATGGGCCATCGCGACACGGTGTTTCCGAAAGGTGAGGTGGCGCGGAGGCCATTCAGCATCGAGGGCAACCGCGCCCATGGCCCCGGCGTGGCCGACATGAAGGCGGGCCTGGTGATGAACGTGTTCGTTGCCGCTGCATTCCAGCGCTTCGGCAGTGCGCCGTGTCCGATCAAGCTATTGATCACGTCCGACGAGGAGATCGCGTCGCCCTCATCGCGTCCGGTGATCGAGCGCGAGGGCCGCGCCGCGCGCGCGGTCTACAATTCCGAGCCCGGCCGTCCCAGTGGCAATGTCGTGACTGGCCGCAAGGGCGGTGTGTTCATGCGTTTTGAGGTGTTCGGCAAGGCGGCGCATTCCGGCACGAGTTTCTTCGACGGCGTGAGTGCCATCGGTGAAATGGCGCACAAGATCGTGCGGATTCATGCGCTGACCAATGCCGACAAGGGCATTACGCTGAATGTGGGGCTGGTCGCGGGCGGACAGTCCGTCAACACCACCGCGCCCCATGCTGAGGGCCAGATCGACCTGCGTTATGTCGATCCCGCGGACCGGGCCGCGACACTGGCCGCGATCGAGGACATCATCGCGACCCCGACCGTCTCCGGCACGTCGGCGAAACTGCACATCAATGGCGAGTTCCTGCCGCTGGTCCAAAGCGAGGGTTCAAAGCACATTTACGACGGGTATCGGGCCGCAGCGAAGGATGTGGGGCTGCCAAATGTCGCCGGCGAATTTACCGGCGGTTGCGCCGATTCCGGTTTCACCGCGGCGGTCGGCGCGCCGACCATCTGCGCCGTCGGCCCCGTCGGCGGCAATGCGCACACGCCGCAGGAGTATCTCGACCTCGACAGTTTCGTTCCGCGCGCCCAGGCACTCGCCCTGGCGATCCTGCGGACGCGCGTCGAGGCCGCCGGATGA